The genomic interval TCCTCAAGCTGTAGATcagggggttcagcatggggatcaCTGTGGTGTAGAACACGGAGGCCACGTTCTCCTGGGCCAGGGAACTGGCCGTGGAGGGTTTCAAGTACATGAAGGCAGTTGTTCCATAAAACATCCCCACAGCAACAAGATGGGAGCTGCACGTGCTGAAGGCTTTGGCCCTTCCGCCTGTGGTGCTGATGTGAAGGATACTGGACAGGATGAAGGCATAGGAAATTAGGACTGTTAAGCTGGTGACTACAATGTCAAATCCAGCCAAAACAAAGACTGTCATCTCAGTGTCATAGGTGCTAGAGCAAGAGAGCATCATGAGGGGGAGGATGTCACAGAAGTAATGACTGATAAGGAAATCACAATAGGACAGTTTCAACATGAGGCCAGTCTCTATGGTTGAACCAATGAATCCTATGGCATAGACCCCAGCTACCAGCAGGGAGCAGACTCGATGAGACATGATGATGTTGTAAAGCAAAGGTCTGCAGATGgcaacatagcggtcataggccatcactgtcAGCATGTAACACTCAGCAATGACAAACACCAGGAAGAAGTAGAGCTGGGCCATGCACCCTGCATAGGAGATGATATTCTTCTCTGACACAAAGTTCACCAGCATCTTAGGGGTAATGACAGAGGAGTAGCAGAGATCCACCAAGGACAGGTTGCTGAGGAaatagtacatgggggtgtgaagCTGAGGGTTCAGACAAATCACGGTTATCATGCCCAGGTTCCCTATCATGGTGACTGAGTAGATCCCAAGGAAGAGGAATAACAGTGGGAGCTGGAACTCTGGCTGATTTGTTAAACCTCCAAGAATGAACTCTGTCACTGTGGAGTGATTTTCTGCCATTCTCCTCTGGCTGGGTGTCCTGTGGGGACACAAATGAAGATCTCTGTGAAAGCTCACATCATGTTTTGCTTGGTCAAGCTAGTTTGTGCATCTCAGGCCAGGTGAGCGATCCTGGGATCCTTTCTGATGAGTGCTCCCTCATCCTGCTGTTTTTCGGGAGGAAGACCAGATCCTAGGTATTTCAAAGATCATGGAGatgagaggaaaagggggcaagaTTGAGAACTTTTACAACATGCACATTTCTGAAATATCCTAGAGTAGTGAGTTTTAAAGTCCAGTCCCTGGGCCAGCATCATTGGCGTCACTTGAagacatcagatatgcagattctcaggcctcACCCCAGACCTACGAAGTCAGGGACTCTGGGATGGGACGCAGTGATCTGTGTATCATACTGTCTCCAGGAAAGGCTGATGCAGGCTCAAGTCTGAAAACTTCAATCATGTACGTAATAAGCAGTAGAATTCATATTTTGTAGTTGGAGATGTATTTGCTTCAGAAATGAAATTTCCCTGTGGTCTATGcaagtcttaaatattcattattttgaaCATATGAATACTTATCTCAAATTGATGCAGTACTAGGGTGAAAGGGTTACCATATCAGTATCTTTTAGTTAAAGGTCAATTTCTGTAACTGAAAGATGAATATACTAATAATGGTAATACTAATTCCAAAGTTGGTTGCAAAAGTAGTATGGGATATTGCAtagttagaaatatttttttcaagaagTCAGTTCCTATAAAAATGTGAGTTGTCATTGGGTGTCTGGAATTTGTTCTTAGATTTTTATCAAATCATGCCCAAGGCAATTCCATTTCTTGTATTTATAACCACCTGGAGCATTTAAAAAGTATTGATGGCTGCTTTCCACTCACTTTTTAATGAGAGGTTCTCATGAAAATTCATCTGTCATGAAGCCTGATGACAAACCTCTATAGTTACCTACTATAGTCTAGAGTAAGAtctcaatattattattattagatctATTTTTAGATCATAATATCAAACCATGGCTCCATTATCTCCTTAATGACAAAGTACTGAAATTATAGACATGCTTCTGTAAGAAGC from Bos indicus x Bos taurus breed Angus x Brahman F1 hybrid chromosome 29, Bos_hybrid_MaternalHap_v2.0, whole genome shotgun sequence carries:
- the LOC113886493 gene encoding olfactory receptor 8A1-like, coding for MAENHSTVTEFILGGLTNQPEFQLPLLFLFLGIYSVTMIGNLGMITVICLNPQLHTPMYYFLSNLSLVDLCYSSVITPKMLVNFVSEKNIISYAGCMAQLYFFLVFVIAECYMLTVMAYDRYVAICRPLLYNIIMSHRVCSLLVAGVYAIGFIGSTIETGLMLKLSYCDFLISHYFCDILPLMMLSCSSTYDTEMTVFVLAGFDIVVTSLTVLISYAFILSSILHISTTGGRAKAFSTCSSHLVAVGMFYGTTAFMYLKPSTASSLAQENVASVFYTTVIPMLNPLIYSLRNKEVKAAMQKTLRGKMF